Within the Gracilinema caldarium DSM 7334 genome, the region ACTTTTTCGTCATAATATAAGGAATAAAGAAATCATTGTGCCTTTACGGTATGAGATTGAGGGAATCAGATATTATTTTTATATCTTAAAATTAAGATTTCCTAAGAATTTAACATTGATCTTGGATTGTCCCGAAGAAATACAGGATATGTATAAGGTACCTGTTTCTATACTGCAACCACTGGTAGAGAATTGTATTGTTCATGCTTTTAAAAATAATGACAGTCAGAAAATTATTGAAGTTCGGGGAGAATTAAAGGGTTCCTCTTTATACTTAACAGTACAGGATAATGGTTCAGGTATGTCAAAGGAGAAAATAGATGAACTATTGCATCCTATTCCTATAGAAGAAACATCATCTAGAGTTATGGGACTGGAAAATGTAATTCAGCGACTAATTTTTTTTTATCCTGATACACCTGATGTAATTAAGATAATCAGCAGTCCTGGAATGGGTACAACCATACAAATTTGTATCGATACGGAGAAAGAACCATGTATCGTGTATTGATTGTAGATGATGAAGAACCGGTATTAGATAGTTTTTCCTATATGATTAAAGAATATAGTTCAGATTTTGTTTTAGCCGGTAAAGCTCGAAATGGTTTTGAAGCATTAAGTGCCATACATGATTTGCAACCGGATGTTGTATTTATGGATATTAATATACCTGGAATGGATGGATTAAAAGTTATAGATACAGTACATAGCCAATATCCTCATATGATTTTTGTATTATCAACTGCTTATGAACGGTTTGATCTTGCTCAAAAGGCAATACCTCTTGGCGTACACGCATATCTAGTAAAACCGATAAGTAAAAAAATGTTTATAGGTACTTTAGAAGAAATAAAGAATAAACTTGATAAAAATCGTTTGGCACGAAATGTAAATGAAAATCGGCGAAGTATGGATACCTTTTTTGCTCAACTTATGAAGGGTGGTTTTGAAGAAGATGATATAGAAAATATAAAGGAAAATCTTGGTATTACCTATAATCACGGACGTATTTTTATTATTGAAATTGAAGAAAATAACCAAAAAATATTACAAGAAATTGCATTACGATTGTCAATGAAGTATTTTTGTCTTTTTGATATGAATGGTGTTCGAGGTTTATTTTTTATCGCTGGAAGTATAGATAAAGATGAATTGCACAAGCGTTTATTTGAAATTATAAAACAATGTCTTCAGATAGATATCGATGTTGCTATTGGTATCGGTATTGAAAAAGAACTGAATGATTTATATGAATCTTATGAAAGTGCATTATCTGAATTGATAAATAACAAAACTAATGAAAAAAAATTGTTTAGAGAGCGAATGCTTATTGTCCAAATTCGGAAAAAAATAGGATTTATTCCAAAATCTGAAGTAATAAAACTCTATGAGACATATCTTGATGAATTGTTTGAAAATAATCAATTACAAATTGCTAAATGTAAATTAATAATTTTATTTGCATTATTATATGATGATTTAAGTAATTATTATAAAGATACAGAACCAGTAGAATATTTATTTCCTTTAGAACAGGAAATCATGAATAGTAAAAGTAAGGAAGAATGTAATAGTCGGGGAAGATCTATATTCAGCAGATTATACGATCTGTTTGCGGAAAAACGAAACCAGGCAATGCCGATTCCATTGTTAAAGGCGATACATTACATGCAGGATCATTATTCAGAACCAATACAGCTGAGTACTGTTGCAGATGCTGTTTTCATTTCACCTGCATATTTAAGTAGAATATTTACTGAATATCTTTCAACAACTTTTATAGATTATTTAACTGATTTAAGAATATCAGAAGCGCAAAAATTGATTAAAAATACCAATATGAGTATAAAAGAAATAGCAAGTAAAGTTGGTTATTCAGATCCCAATTATTTCGGTAAATGTTTTAAAAAAATTACTGGATATACACCTACAGATTATCTTGAAAGGTCTCAGAATGACACAGGAGTGTATCATTATGAAAAATAGTCAATATATTTATCTGAGTATGATAGTTTTGTCCGTATTACTTACATGTACAAATAGGACTACTACATCTGACTCTAAAAAAATAACCATTGGATTTTCCATCGCAACTGATACATTTATTCTTGAACGTTGGAATAAGGATATCAATATTTTTTCTAGTACCGCTAAAGAACTAGGCGCAGAAGTAATTTTGCAGCTATCGGCAGGTGGAACGAAAGAACAGATTGATCAGATAAATTATCTATTAAAGCAAAACATTAATGTTCTGGTCGTTATAGCTCACGATATGGAAATGATTGCAGGAGTAATTAAACAGGCTCACGATGCCGGGATACCTGTAATAGCATATGACAGGATGATTATGAATGTTCCGATAGATGCCTATATCTCATTTGACAATGAAGAAGTAGGAAGATTATTCGGTAAAGCACTTACTGAAAAGGTTCCAAAAGGCAGATATCTTATTGTGAACGGTTCTGTACGAGATAATAATAGTTTTCTTGTTCATAATGGTTTGATGGACATACTGCAACCCTATGTAAATAGGGGTGCAATACAAATCGTACAGGATATTTGGTTACAAGAATGGAGTTATGATGAAGCACTTGAAAAGATCGGGAAGGTATTCGACAGTACTACTGATATAGATGCAATTTCTTGTGGGAATGATCAAATTGCGAGTGCTGCTATACAAATATTATCAGAACGTCGTATGGCTGGAAAAGTTGCAGTAGTTGGGCAGGATGCAGATCTTATATCTTGCCAGCGGGTTGTAGAAGGAACACAATTAATGACTGTGTATAAACCAATTGCAAAGCTTGCCAGTCGTGCAGCCAAATTGGCTATTGCCTTGGCTTCAAGAGAAGCATTCCCCTATGATACATTAACGGATAATAAAAGTGGAGCCATGATTGCAAGTTATATAGAAAAACCTATTGCGGTATATAA harbors:
- a CDS encoding response regulator transcription factor, whose amino-acid sequence is MYRVLIVDDEEPVLDSFSYMIKEYSSDFVLAGKARNGFEALSAIHDLQPDVVFMDINIPGMDGLKVIDTVHSQYPHMIFVLSTAYERFDLAQKAIPLGVHAYLVKPISKKMFIGTLEEIKNKLDKNRLARNVNENRRSMDTFFAQLMKGGFEEDDIENIKENLGITYNHGRIFIIEIEENNQKILQEIALRLSMKYFCLFDMNGVRGLFFIAGSIDKDELHKRLFEIIKQCLQIDIDVAIGIGIEKELNDLYESYESALSELINNKTNEKKLFRERMLIVQIRKKIGFIPKSEVIKLYETYLDELFENNQLQIAKCKLIILFALLYDDLSNYYKDTEPVEYLFPLEQEIMNSKSKEECNSRGRSIFSRLYDLFAEKRNQAMPIPLLKAIHYMQDHYSEPIQLSTVADAVFISPAYLSRIFTEYLSTTFIDYLTDLRISEAQKLIKNTNMSIKEIASKVGYSDPNYFGKCFKKITGYTPTDYLERSQNDTGVYHYEK
- a CDS encoding substrate-binding domain-containing protein gives rise to the protein MKNSQYIYLSMIVLSVLLTCTNRTTTSDSKKITIGFSIATDTFILERWNKDINIFSSTAKELGAEVILQLSAGGTKEQIDQINYLLKQNINVLVVIAHDMEMIAGVIKQAHDAGIPVIAYDRMIMNVPIDAYISFDNEEVGRLFGKALTEKVPKGRYLIVNGSVRDNNSFLVHNGLMDILQPYVNRGAIQIVQDIWLQEWSYDEALEKIGKVFDSTTDIDAISCGNDQIASAAIQILSERRMAGKVAVVGQDADLISCQRVVEGTQLMTVYKPIAKLASRAAKLAIALASREAFPYDTLTDNKSGAMIASYIEKPIAVYKNTIDETIIKDGFHSKDDIYRNVPLVK